The Panicum hallii strain FIL2 chromosome 9, PHallii_v3.1, whole genome shotgun sequence genome has a window encoding:
- the LOC112878277 gene encoding protein PAM68, chloroplastic, translated as MELPLSPPRAHAALFSCGSAPIIFGRRSHSATPRRRAWPLQARRNKNYRSDEDAGGAAEPKIITLGRPGKSRRRRNRKQQQRQKDEADDGDEEEEEDDDERDATIPEVVTNRMMRRVGVSVGLPLALGVGFFPVFYYLKAVQKVDVPTWIPFGVSFVFFGAALLGVSYGIVSASWDPAREGSLLGWTEARRNWPVFWDSLRGRSPPRRG; from the coding sequence ATGGAGCTGCCGCTCTCCCCTCCGCGCGCCCACGCCGCCCTCTTCTCCTGCGGCTCCGCGCCCATCATCTTCGGGCGCCGCTCCCACTCCGCCACGCCGAGGCGCCGCGCTTGGCCGCTTCAAGCCCGCAGGAACAAGAACTACCGGAGCGACGaggacgccggcggcgccgcggagCCCAAAATTATCACCCTCGGCCGGCCGGGGAAGAGCCGGCGGCGCCGCAACaggaagcagcagcagcggcagaaGGATGAAGCCGACGACggcgatgaggaggaggaggaggacgacgacgagcgCGACGCGACGATCCCGGAGGTGGTGACGAACCGGATGATGCGGCGCGTGGGGGTGTCGGTGGGCTTGCCGCTGGCGCTGGGCGTGGGCTTCTTCCCGGTGTTCTACTACCTCAAGGCGGTGCAGAAGGTGGACGTGCCGACGTGGATCCCCTTCGGCGTGTCCTTCGTCTTCTTCGGCGCCGCGCTGCTGGGGGTCAGCTACGGCATCGTGTCCGCGAGCTGGGACCCCGCCAGGGAGGGCTCCCTGCTCGGCTGGACCGAGGCCCGCCGCAACTGGCCCGTCTTCTGGGACTCGCTCCGGGGGCGCTCGCCTCCTCGCCGGGGATAG